In one Gadus morhua chromosome 7, gadMor3.0, whole genome shotgun sequence genomic region, the following are encoded:
- the LOC115546836 gene encoding 14-3-3 protein epsilon, with amino-acid sequence MADRENAVYQAKLAEQAERYDEMVKSMKNVAGMDVELTVEERNLLSVAYKNVIGARRASWRIISSLEQKEESKEGEGIIKMIQEYRQLVETELKTICKDILDVLDKHLIPSANTGESKVFYYKMKGDYHRYLAEFATGNDRKEAAENSLAAYKAANDIAAEGLPPTHPIRLGLALNFSVFYYEILNSPDRACKLAKTAFDDAIAELDTLSEESYKDSTLIMQLLRDNLTLWTSDMQADGEEQNKETVQDAEEEAAQ; translated from the exons ATGGCAGACCGGGAAAACGCAGTATATCAGGCTAAATTGGCCGAGCAAGCAGAAAGATACGACG AAATGGTGAAGTCCATGAAGAACGTGGCTGGCATGGACGTGGAGCTgacggtggaggagaggaaCCTGCTGTCGGTGGCCTACAAGAACGTGATCGGTGCCCGTCGAGCCTCCTGGAGGATCATCAGCAGCCTGGAACAGAAGGAGGAGAGCAAGGAGGGCGAGGGCATCATCAAGATGATCCAGGAATACAGGCAATTG GTGGAGACGGAGCTGAAGACTATCTGCAAGGACATCCTGGATGTCCTGGACAAGCACCTCATTCCATCAGCCAACACGGGAGAGTCCAAAGTCTTTTACTATAAAAT GAAGGGGGACTACCACAGGTACCTGGCTGAGTTCGCCACGGGCAACGACCGGAAGGAGGCGGCCGAGAACAGCTTGGCGGCCTACAAGGCTGCCAATGACATCGCCGCAGAAGGCCTGCCACCCACACACCCGATCCGCCTCGGTCTGGCGCTCAACTTCTCCGTTTTCTACTACGAGATCCTTAACTCGCCTGACCGCGCCTGCAA GCTGGCAAAGACAGCGTTTGACGACGCCATTGCGGAGCTGGACACACTGAGTGAGGAGAGCTACAAGGACTCCACGCTCATCATGCAGCTGTTGCGCGACAACCTGACACTATGGACCTCAGACATGCAGGCAGACG GCGAAGAACAGAACAAGGAGACGGTGCAGGatgcagaggaggaggcggcccaGTGA